One Pieris brassicae chromosome 11, ilPieBrab1.1, whole genome shotgun sequence DNA window includes the following coding sequences:
- the LOC123716241 gene encoding protein TRACHEARY ELEMENT DIFFERENTIATION-RELATED 7A-like, whose translation MSSTIIPFIILVRMVTAKWPNPENDTLIYIANPVESDMPGHWMPLSVMKIILGGTPKPVKKLIHKPSSTTHKPTTVKATTEITMPPETPVLPLPTVPTTKPTTTPAPAPAPEPPPAPPTTTTTEKSTTEPLKPTTLPPPPTTTSPLPQTPTTSPPPPPTTPPPPTTVPPPTTVPPPPPPPPTTTTTTTTPPPTTTTKKGPQRKPKAATDGHENRPN comes from the exons A tgtcATCTACAATTATACCATTTATCATTCTTGTAAGGATGGTTACCGCAAAATGGCCGAATCCAGAAAACGATACCCTGATATATATAGCAAATCCGGTGGAGTCAGACATGCCCGGTCACTGGATGCCACTCAGCGTTATGAAGATTATACTCGGAGGAACACCAAAACCTGTCAAGAAACTTATACATAAACCATCTTCAACAACGCATAAACCAACTACTGTTAAGGCGACAACAGAAATAACAATGCCACCGGAGACACCAGTTTTACCTTTGCCAACTGTACCTACAACAAAACCAACCACGACACCAGCACCTGCACCGGCACCAGAACCACCACCAGCTCCACCAACAACCACAACGACAGAAAAATCGACAACTGAGCCATTAAAACCAACAACACTCCCACCTCCTCCGACAACGACAAGTCCTCTTCCTCAGACACCCACAACTTCTCCTCCTCCTCCACCGACAACTCCTCCTCCTCCAACGACAGTTCCTCCCCCAACGACAGTTCCTCCccctcctcctcctcctccgACAACTACAACAACGACAACTACACCACCTCCAACAACAACTACCAAAAAAGGACCACAACGAAAACCGAAAGCAGCTACGGATGGTCATGAAAATAGGCCTAATTAa